From Syntrophorhabdaceae bacterium:
AATAGGACATTTCTATTTTGGTGAAAATAGGACATTTCTATTTTGGCTTTACAGTAATTTTTGTTGTTTAAAGGCTTTAATAATATAACTCTGAAAAATTCTTATACTCTGTAGCGCATCTGTAGATATATTATTTTTAGATTCTTAGAAAAATGAAAAACATTTTCATTAGTTAGACCTTTGCTACATTTTATAAGGTTCTAAATAATATGTAAAAAAAGCTTGACAAAAAAAGAAACATATAATAATTTTCACAGATTCTTAGATAAACATAAATTTAAGTTGTCCATTCAATATATCAAAGGAGGTTAAACAAATGTCTAATGATACCAAGGTTTTTGGTATGTCTGCAGATGCAGGCAGATGGATCTTCGTTTTCCTGGGAATGATAATTAATATGTGCCTTGGCGCTGTATATGCTTACAGCGTCTTTAAAAAACCCCTTGAAGAACTCTTCAAGATCGGAGCAACCCAGGGTGGCCTACCTTATATGATCTTTCTTGCCATGTTTTCTCTTTTCATATTCCTTTCAGGAAAATCTTTGGACAAATTTGGACCAAAGATTATAATGATAGTGGGTGGCATAGTTGTGGGAATTGGATGGATTTTAACATACTTTGCCACAAATATTACTATGGTTGTCATTACTTATGGCATAATCGGTGGTGCAGGTGTCGGTATAGTATATGGAGGACCTGTGTCTGTTGCTACAAGATGGTTTCCTGATAAAAAAGGCCTTGCTGTAGGGCTCTCTCTCCTTGGGTTTGGTGCATCTGCCTTTGTAACTGCACCCGTTGCCAAAACACTCATCCAGTCATACGGGCCCCTTCCCGCATTCGGTATTATGGGAGTGGCATTTTTAATAGTAACGGTTATACTATCTTTGCCCATGAAATTCCCACCGGCCGGATATAAACCCAAAGGCTGGACTCCACCGGCAACTGCAGGAGGTGGAGGAAAATCTATTACAACTGGCCAAATGATTAAGACATCGAGCTTTTATGGATTGTGGTTATGCTATATCCTCGGTGCAACAGCAGGACTAATGGCAATAGGAATCTCTGCAGCAGTAGGTCGTGAAGTAATAGGTCTTGATGTAGGGACAGCAGCAACCCTTGTTATGGTTTTTGCCATTTTTAATGGCATAGGCAGACCTATATTCGGTGCCTTAACAGATAAAATCACACCTAAATGGTCAGCTGTTTTGTCGTTTATTATCATATTTGTGGCATCTGCCATGATGCTTGTAGCAGGTAAAGGTTCAGTGGTGCTTTATGCGGTGGCATTTTGTTGTTTCTGGCTTTGCCTTGGTGGTTGGCTTGCAATAGGTCCGGCAGCTACAGCAGGATTTTTTGGCTTAGATGGATATGCCCAGAAATATGGTGTTGTATTCAGTGCATATGGACTTGGTGCAATCATAGGTGGCATAATATCGGGAAGCGCAAAGGATGTATTTGGAAGCTATACCATAGCATTCTATCCTACAGCAGCTATGGGAATCCTGGGTATAATCTTAGCCTTAATTCTATTGAAGCCTCCTAAAAATATTTAAAGAAAGATCTTTTAATGTCTAAGAGGGCTTTTTGCAGCCCTCTTTTTTTTGCCATTAAAGCCTTTATTTAGACCTTTTAAATAAAGGTTAAATGTGTTAATATGAAAATCAAGAAAAGCGCCCATAGCTCAACTGGACAGAGCGTTGGACTACGAATCCAAAGGTTGCAGGTTCGAATCCTGCTGGGCGCAATTTATTATTTAATAAACTTAGAACAATGGATTTAATACAGGCACTCATATTCGGAATAGTTGAGGGAATTACAGAATTTCTACCCATATCCTCCACAGGGCACCTAATGCTTACTGCAAAGGTAATGGGTCTTACCCAGACAGAATTCTTAAAGACCTTTGAGATAGTCATTCAATTTGGTGCAATTCTCTCTGTGATAATCCTCTATTGGAGGACCATACTTTTAAACTTTAATGTCTTCAAAAGGGTCATAATTGCCTTTATTCCCACGGCCATCTTAGGTCTTGTATTCTATAAAATCATTAAACAGTTTCTTATGAAAAGTGAACAAGTTGTCCTTTGGTCAATGTTTGTAGGTGGTATATGCCTTATTATATTTGAGTTATTACACAAAGAAAAACATAATGCCATAGAAGATATAGGGTCTATCCCATATACCACCCTCTTGATAATAGGTCTTTTCCAATCTATTGCCATGATTCCAGGTGTATCCAGATCTGCTGCCACAATAATAGGAGGCCTTATACTGGGATTAAAGCGAAAGACCATAGTCGAATTTTCTTTTCTCCTGGCCATACCTACCATGTTGGCTGCCACAGTACTTGATCTTGCAAAAAATATGGGTGAGTTTTCAGTTTCGCAGATAAATTTTCTATCAGCAGGCTTTATATTTTCTTTTATTTTCGCACTTCTCAGTGTAAAGTTTCTGCTGAATTTCATTAAACGCCATACATTTATAAGTTTTGGTATATACAGAATAATCCTTGCCCTAATCTTCTGGATAGCATTGTAATCTTTTTAAAATAGTCCTCTTTAAAAAAATATGAAAACATTTCTTCATTTTTCTGAAAAATCTAAAGAAACTATCAAAATAGGTCTAACGGATGAATCTCAGGGTAAGATATTTTTCATAGGTCTCTATTTGTTATTTGCCCCTGTCTGAGAAACAAGTATATTTGCCCTGAGAAGGGATTCAAATGTCCCTGCATCTGTCCACCACCCTTGAAGCATCTCCCATGTCATGGTTCCTTCCCTGACATATGCATTATTAACATCGGTTATCTCGAGTTCTCCTCTTTCTGACGGCTTTAGCGTCTTTACAATATCAAAGACCCTTTCATCATACATATAAATGCCTATCACTGCAAGATTGCTTTTTGGCTTTTTTGGCTTCTCCACTATATTTACGAGCCTTCCATCTTTTATCTCTGCCACACCGAATCTTTCAGGGTCAGGCACCTCCTTTAACATAATCTTTGCACCCTTTCCCTGCTTTTCAAAGTCTTTAACAGCCTTTACAATATTTTTTTCAATAATATTATCACCGAGGATAACACAGATAGGCTGCCCGTCGGCAAAATACTCTGCCAAAGCCAGGGCAGCTGCAATGCCACCTTCACCTTCCTGATATGTATAGTTTATATGTTTTAAACCAAATTCTTTTCCATTACCCAATAGCCTTAAGAAATCTCCTGCATGATTTCCACCTGTGACTATCATAATATCTGTTATACCTGCATTTATCAATGTCTCTATAGGGTAATAGATCATTGGCTTCTCATAGATAGGCAAAAGGTGTTTATTAGTAATCTTTGTTAAAGGATAAAGTCTTGTTCCAAGTCCGCCAGCAAGTATTATACCTTTCATCTTTACTTTACCTCCTTTATATTTATCTCATTCCAGTAATCCCGGCAAGGTCGAAGGCAAATCTGAAACTTGTATCCCTTGGCCTCTGGGTCTGAACAAGGGTCAGCGTTATTGCCCAACAGCTTGGATGATAAACAATCTGATATAGAGTATCTATCCATACTGCGTCTCTGAAAGAATACCTTATTTGATATCTTCCGTCTATATCTTTGTATGTCCCACCTAAGTCAAGATAGACCTGATTGTCAAGATATTTTGTATAGGTATGAGAAAAATTTATCCGATACATATTGGGTTGAGAGTAGTTAAGTGAATTCTTCACTGTCTTGAAACCATCACCATAAGTATTGAATACACTCTCATGTATAAATGACGTATTTTCTTTTAGAAAGAATGTTATCCTTCCCTTTGTATCTGAAAATCTCTTCCCATATCCCTCATAAAGGTTTGACGAACTCAATGCCCCGGATAATCCATAAGTTTGTTCAATCTGCATAAGAGAGACCTCTTTTGTTTCGTTAAGGGAAAAATGATTGAGATAGTGGTTAAAGGAATATGTAATAATATTTGCCTTATAAATCCTGTCGTATGGGTCAGCATAAGGGAGGTCCCTGTATG
This genomic window contains:
- a CDS encoding OFA family MFS transporter; its protein translation is MSNDTKVFGMSADAGRWIFVFLGMIINMCLGAVYAYSVFKKPLEELFKIGATQGGLPYMIFLAMFSLFIFLSGKSLDKFGPKIIMIVGGIVVGIGWILTYFATNITMVVITYGIIGGAGVGIVYGGPVSVATRWFPDKKGLAVGLSLLGFGASAFVTAPVAKTLIQSYGPLPAFGIMGVAFLIVTVILSLPMKFPPAGYKPKGWTPPATAGGGGKSITTGQMIKTSSFYGLWLCYILGATAGLMAIGISAAVGREVIGLDVGTAATLVMVFAIFNGIGRPIFGALTDKITPKWSAVLSFIIIFVASAMMLVAGKGSVVLYAVAFCCFWLCLGGWLAIGPAATAGFFGLDGYAQKYGVVFSAYGLGAIIGGIISGSAKDVFGSYTIAFYPTAAMGILGIILALILLKPPKNI
- a CDS encoding sugar phosphate nucleotidyltransferase; protein product: MKGIILAGGLGTRLYPLTKITNKHLLPIYEKPMIYYPIETLINAGITDIMIVTGGNHAGDFLRLLGNGKEFGLKHINYTYQEGEGGIAAALALAEYFADGQPICVILGDNIIEKNIVKAVKDFEKQGKGAKIMLKEVPDPERFGVAEIKDGRLVNIVEKPKKPKSNLAVIGIYMYDERVFDIVKTLKPSERGELEITDVNNAYVREGTMTWEMLQGWWTDAGTFESLLRANILVSQTGANNK
- a CDS encoding undecaprenyl-diphosphate phosphatase encodes the protein MDLIQALIFGIVEGITEFLPISSTGHLMLTAKVMGLTQTEFLKTFEIVIQFGAILSVIILYWRTILLNFNVFKRVIIAFIPTAILGLVFYKIIKQFLMKSEQVVLWSMFVGGICLIIFELLHKEKHNAIEDIGSIPYTTLLIIGLFQSIAMIPGVSRSAATIIGGLILGLKRKTIVEFSFLLAIPTMLAATVLDLAKNMGEFSVSQINFLSAGFIFSFIFALLSVKFLLNFIKRHTFISFGIYRIILALIFWIAL